Genomic DNA from Mastomys coucha isolate ucsf_1 unplaced genomic scaffold, UCSF_Mcou_1 pScaffold16, whole genome shotgun sequence:
GtactgctgtttttctttttgaatgacAGATGAATAAACCATAGAGATAAAGCAGTAAGCTTGCCTTCCAATGAAAGGTCTTCCCTACGCTTCGAAAGTCTGCTATCATATAGTGAAGGATGACGGGCAAGCAAGTTATTCAATCAATTAGTTCTATTCTGCACAGCTCTTATTTCAAACACCACAAATACGTTTACAGAATTAGAGGTATAATAAAACATACTGCATTTTGAAAACTATCTGAAATATGTCAGTATACTATAATGAGCTTTCTGTTATTCATGAACTACACCCACAACATTTTCAAAAACTTGAGAGTATGatttatgacaaaaaaaaaagaatactatggTCTTGGTTTTCCTTGATTCtgtttaaaatcttaaaatattccaTTTGCTTAAGTCATCTACTCAGATGCAGAGATAAAAGTTGGTAAGAGCGTGTGGTTTGAAATCATTTTAGGTGAACTTAAGAAAGACCATCTCTCTGTGTTATTGCTCTCCTTCAGTGGTTCCTCCTGCCCTATGAGTCTTAATAGCATCACTCATTCAGTCAAAAAAGAATGCTGTTATTTGAAATCTTTCACATATGGGTAAATTGGTTTCTGTGATAAGATCCCAGAGGGTGATATAAAATTGTAGCTAGGTGAACCAAAGGtaaaaactacactctagaactTTCCATAGCTTTGTCCCAGTGGAAGTACTTATGAATTATGCCTAAATACCCTGAGTGGAAACGTGCATTTTCTGTACTTCACCTGTGTCCTTTCTGATCACTTACTGCCATAACACTAATGATGTCCCTGAAGCAGGGAAAAAGCAAGTGTCAATAACAAGGCTGACTAGATAAGGACCAGAAGCTCTGTGGCTGTTGAAGGACCCTTTCTAACTGGCTTAAATGGGATTGCTTGTTTTCCACTTTTGTTATTAAAATAGAAGTGGAAATCTGCTTTTCTAGGCCTATCAGCATCCTGCGCCTGAGCCTGCCTGACCTTGAGCAGCGCAGCTGCTTCGGGAGAGTTAAAAATGGACCTTCAAGCTGGCTTTAGTTTCTGTTGCTCTGCCTGCGAGTGTCCTCCCACTGATCTGTTTATCACACCCTCTTTACcacttctgttgttgttttttcctacGGAGAGTTTTTAGCCTGGACAGCTGATCCTGCTTTTCAAGGCCCTAACCTGCAGGTCCTTGCACATGCGGTCCCAAAGTGCGGGAGTGGTGCTGGAACCTGGCCTTGAACGatgcacacccccacccccaggtatctcggtttcttcattttcttatctcccccccccccctgcaaCCTCAGCAGCCTCGCTGGGAATGCCCACCCATTGCAAACCCTGTGTCGCTGAAGCAGGGCAGCCGGAACAGTGTGGTTTAGTAAGTTAGAAGGAAAGCGCTTGGCATCTTGCTCTCAGTGGTGTGCCAGACCCTCTGTTCCTGCTTGCTCAAAACTCCCCGGAAAGAGTCACAGAGATTACCCCAGCAGGACAACTTTTTATTCTCAagcgccacccccacccccagccttttGAAGACCACTAAAGTTTCAATTCCTTCCAAAACAAGCCCACCAAGAAGGTTTGCTTCTGGGAATGGCAATTGCTCCTAACTATCCTGCGGCTGGAGCAGGCAACTGAGATCTCCTTagtggttttgtttagtttcttggcACTGGCCTTCTTCAATTCAAGTTCTGTGCCTTTCGAAGCCGGGTCTTAGAAGAAGGCCAGGCTCGCCCTGGTCGCGGATTAGTGACAGATGTAGTATCCCCAAAGATGCCCCATTGATTCCAGAGTGCAGCTGAAGCTAGAGAGCCCTTACCACATCCGAACATCTGCGGGAAACTGGGTGCGGACTGGAGCTCATGAGTTAGAGTCAGAACATGGGCATATAAAGGATGCTCACGGAACCCCGTCTCAACTAAGACAGATACTTATTCAGGATGACACAGCAAAGTTTTGGGTCTTAGCTAACAAGACCTGGAGCTTCCTGCTGTTTGAAAAGTTCCTTAGCCAAAACCTGAGCAGTCTGAGCCCGGAAGCAGGCGAGCTATGGGCAGGGCCTCACACCAAAGAATCTAGGTTAGTGGCCGAAGGGAGATGCTCCTTCCTTAGGTGGGTGACCAGTGGCCCACCCAGGAAACGGCAGGTGTCCGCCCAACGGGAGGCCGATCCTCAACTCCCAGGGTCTTGCATGGGCCCCTGCCTCGGCAGGAACTGAAAGGTGACCTGACCCTGCAGGGGCGGGCCAGGGCACGGGCCGGGCGAGTGGCGCAGGTGGGCGTGCCGGCCAGGAGGGGAGGCGGGACCTATAAAGCGCTCTCCATTCGGGAGGCGGAGCGGCCGGGTGCAGCCTGTGCTGGTGGGCGCGGTGGCCCGCAGCCATCCGCTAGCTGCAGGACTGTGCAGGAGACCACTGTCCAAGCTTCGGACTACTGAGGGGCTCCTGCCTCGGTTTACCCTTCAGCGTCTGGTGAAATCCGGCAGGTGAGCGGCCGGAGGAGGCGGGATTGGGCAGGGTCGCTTCCCAGTTGTGCTGAATTTCCAGTTGGCTTTAGTTGGCGCCTCTGCTCCCAGGGCTTTGTCAACTTGAGTTACTAAGGCTGGTCCCTCCCTTTGGAAGGGCAGTGCCCGGGCTAGTTCGCCCTGGCGATGCCGGGACTCTGAGGAGCCTGTGCACTTCTTGCGTGCTTTTGCAAACTTCTCTCACTTTTTCCTCCCAGCGCCTAGGGAAAGATCCGTTCTGCTCCGCGAGGAAAACAGAGCCGTTGACCATGGTTGCAACGGGCAGTTTGAGCAGTAAGAACCCGGCCAGCATTTCAGAGTTACTGGACGGTGGTTATCACCCTGGGAGTCTGCTAAGTGGTGAGTCACCGGGCTGTCTATCTCTTTCCTATCCGAAGGTTGCGGCCCCTCTCTAGTGTAAGCGTCCCTGCCTGAGTGCGCGAGCCTTCATCTCCTAGAGACAGAGAGGACTATGAAACCCATCCGAGATGTCTTTCTAAACTTCCTTAGCATTGTCTGCCCACCAGAAACAAACGTAAGGAGAATAATGCATTGTTCCAGTCTGCCAACAGGCTCTTGGGGATGATGTTCCCCATCTCATGGTTGGAACATTAAGTATACAAGCTGGGTGTGTTTTAAGTAAGACATGCACTTACTTGTGTAGCCAGCACCAccacattcccctcccccccaaattCTCCCTTGCCTGTTTGCCACCTaatccctctcttcccagtctctaGAAAACCTTCCTTCAGCGTTTTGTTACCACATTAGTTTTGGTTTTAGAATGTTAAATGCTAAGTGTTTGTGTTCTCAGTTCGGTTTGCTCTCCCACAGTGTGGTTGGTGTTTTGGAGTTAAACGCTTACCTTATCAATGAGCTCCTCTTTGTTACTAAGGAAGACTCTATTATGAAATGAGCCCACTATGCCAATCTCAATGTCAGAAGAAAACTTGAACAGCCCTGGTTCTACAGGAGTCATTATTTGGAACTAGAAATGTCAATTTCTAATTTGACAGGCTACTCTACTATCAAAGAGCGGTGTGTGCATATATTAAGTGGCTTAAGCTCTTTAGATCTTCTTCATCTATAAGATGACATCACAACTCTAAAATTATCTGTCTTCAATGTGgataaaatatagataaaatacaGATACAATTTGGAATCTATTTGCtgcaattttaaaacaaaaaaacaaaaaacaaaaaacaagcagtGCCCTATGTGAGCACATGAAATGGAAAGCCAGGAGACTCGAGGAAGGTTTGTGGCTTGCAATGTGGTGTGGCACCCTGCCAAGTAGTTGGATTAATTTGGAAGGTAGATGACCAAATGCAGAGCTATCTTTTTCCCTCTGAGTAAACCCAAGTTTGTTTTCCTgggactgttttgttttgctcagcTAAGAAAAACCTACCCGGCCCAGTTATAAATAACCTCACGAACCTCAAAAGTCCTCTCTCCTCTGTGAGCAACCTTGAATCAAACAGGTCAAAGCTAACCCAGGACCTTCTGGCCATTCTAGTAAAGGGTTCTAATGAAAACTAGGAGGCTGGTAGATCATTAGCACTATGACAGACTCACTTTACAGCACTTGAAATCATTGTTAAGCAATAGTGGTGATGTTTATACCAGATGTGCTGCATGGTCTCTTgtgaaaatactaaaataaacttGGGAAACCCtacagagagagcaagggaggaaggaaatcaCCAGTAATCTTGGATGACcatggatagatttttttttttttgccacataATCCTCAAGACTGTGGGTAgacaagaaaatgtaaagaagGGTTGTTTTAATCTATTCATTTTGTTTATCAGAGTCTTTAGGGCATAGATGCCTAAAAGGTTAGAAGGCCTGTTCTATTACCTACATGGTTAACAGCAAATTGAGATGAGCTAAAGCAGTATCAAAAGTGGGTAGATACAGAAGCTGGAAGCGGCCAGTCTTACAATGCTCGTAAGACCTTGCACACCTTGCTTCTCTGTTCACTaaaactttcatttctttcagatttcGACTACTGGGATTATGTTGTCCCTGAACCCAACCTCAATGAGGTGGTATTTGAAGAGACAACGTGCCAGAATTTGGTTAAAATGCTGGAGAACTGTCTGTCTAAGTCAAAGCAAACCAAACTTGGTTGCTCTAAGGTCTTGGTCCCTGAGAAACTGACCCAGAGAATTGCTCAAGATGTCCTGCGGCTCTCATCCACGGAGCCCTGCGGCCTCCGGGGTTGTGTTATGCATGTGAACTTGGAAATTGAAAATGTATGTAAAAAGCTGGATAGGATTGTGTGCGATGCTAGCGTGGTGCCGACCTTTGAGCTCACGCTTGTGTTTAAGCAGGAGAATTGCCCGTGGACCAGCCTCAGGGACTTCTTCTTCAGCAGAGGTCGCTTCTCGTCGGGCCTCAGACGAACCCTGATCCTCAGCTCAGGATTTCGACTTGTGAAGAAGAAACTGTACTCTCTGATTGGAACGACAGTCATTGAAGAGTGCtaagaaggaaaaacaatgaaAGGCCCCGAATGAGTGGATAATAAACCTCTGAAGCTATCCAGCCAGTCGTTTGTAGTTTGCCTGCTTGTCCTCACCAAGAAATCCCAGATTTAGGTCAtttcctgtctgtgtgtgtcaccCACAGCAACCTGTTTTAacggctgatttttttttccagcttttaaGACGTAATCCAAGAGAGCAAATTGCCCACATATATGTCCATATGGGATAGAATTGaataaggaggaaaaagaagatatCTCCTCTAATTTTATATTTGGTTTCATATTTAGCAGGTAGTCTTAGCAACAGAGGAAGATCCAGTTTGCCTAATTTGACTTTCATGTGCCCAGGGCTTGTTGTTATTgtgcccacctctctctctctatctctctctctccctccctctcttccccctccctctcttagAGTCATCTTCTCAATGGCAGGACCTTCCTAGATAGTTTCCAGTCCATCGAAACATGTAGAGATCAGCACCACCTGCTTCCCACCTGAATTTGAAGAGCTTTTACACAAGGGGCGGGTACAGTTAAAGTGATAAGCTTGCCTGAAGCCTTACATAGAGTGAATAAACATAAAAGCATGGCCTCCCTGCCTGGTGTCCTCCCCACACCCGTGCCCA
This window encodes:
- the Ddit4l gene encoding DNA damage-inducible transcript 4-like protein isoform X1: MVATGSLSSKNPASISELLDGGYHPGSLLSDFDYWDYVVPEPNLNEVVFEETTCQNLVKMLENCLSKSKQTKLGCSKVLVPEKLTQRIAQDVLRLSSTEPCGLRGCVMHVNLEIENVCKKLDRIVCDASVVPTFELTLVFKQENCPWTSLRDFFFSRGRFSSGLRRTLILSSGFRLVKKKLYSLIGTTVIEEC
- the Ddit4l gene encoding DNA damage-inducible transcript 4-like protein isoform X2 → MVATGSLSSKNPASISELLDGGYHPGSLLSDFDYWDYVVPEPNLNEVVFEETTCQNLVKMLENCLSKSKQTKLGCSKVLVPEKLTQRIAQDVLRLSSTEPCGLRGCVMHVNLEIENENCPWTSLRDFFFSRGRFSSGLRRTLILSSGFRLVKKKLYSLIGTTVIEEC